The stretch of DNA TCCAGCCTTCTGGCACCTTCAGGGCCTTCATCAGGTCGGGGTTGTCGGCGACCGGGCCCGCAGCCCCGATCCAGCAGCTCCCGACCCCGAGCGCATGGGCGGCAAGCATCATGGTCCCGGCGCAGAGCGTGCAGTCATAGGTGCTGAAACGGTTTTTTTCGTCCCCGAGAACGAGGACCAGGACCGCCGCACCATAGAAGATGTTGAACTCCTTTGAAGCGAGCAGTTTTTTCTGCTCCACGGCTTCGGGAGCGGTCATATCCTTCAGGCTGAGGAGGAGGATTGGTTTGCAGTAGTCGGAGATCCTCTTCATCAGGTCGTGGTCGCGGACGACGACAAAACGCCACGGCTGGAGGCCGAGCGTTGTCGGGGCATGGATCCCCGCATGGATGATCGAGAGCACGGTCTCGTCGTCAAGGTAGCGGCCCTCATAGGCGCGGATGCTCCGCCTCCCCATGATGGCGTCCATGACTTCTTCGGTATGTGGTGGCATAGGAACGCCTTCTTGCATACCGGCATAATAAAGGTTCGTTGGGGTTCAGGGCAGGGGGCACCCGGCACATGGATTGATGAGGTTCGGCGTCGATTAACGGGTACAGAGG from Methanofollis liminatans DSM 4140 encodes:
- a CDS encoding nitroreductase family protein encodes the protein MPPHTEEVMDAIMGRRSIRAYEGRYLDDETVLSIIHAGIHAPTTLGLQPWRFVVVRDHDLMKRISDYCKPILLLSLKDMTAPEAVEQKKLLASKEFNIFYGAAVLVLVLGDEKNRFSTYDCTLCAGTMMLAAHALGVGSCWIGAAGPVADNPDLMKALKVPEGWMIVAPIVLGYPKEIPEKPPRREPEIDWVR